GTCTGTGGACCTGCGGCGCCGGGCATACCCGCAAGGAAATCCAGGAAGCGGTGGCCAAGCAGTTGGGCACCCTCGATTACTCGCCGGGCTTCCAGTACGGCCACCCGCTGTCGTTCCAGCTGGCCGAAAAGATCACCGACCTGACCCCGGGCAACCTGAACCACGTGTTCTTCACTGACTCCGGCTCCGAGTGCGCCGATACCGCAGTGAAAATGGTCCGTGCCTACTGGCGCCTGAAAGGCCAGTCGACCAAAACCAAAATGATCGGTCGTGCCCGTGGCTACCACGGCGTGAACATCGCCGGCACCAGCCTTGGTGGCGTCAACGGCAACCGCAAGCTGTTCGGCCAGGCGATGATGGATGTCGACCACCTGCCGCACACTCTGCTGGCGAGCAATGCGTTCTCCCGTGGCATGCCGGAGCAGGGCGGTATCGCCCTGGCCGATGAACTGCTGAAGCTGATCGAGTTGCACGATGCTTCGAACATCGCTGCGGTGTTCGTTGAGCCTCTGGCCGGTTCCGCTGGCGTACTGGTTCCACCACAGGGTTATCTGAAGCGTCTGCGCGAGATCTGCGATCAGCACAACATTCTGCTGGTGTTCGACGAAGTGATCACCGGTTTCGGCCGTACCGGCACCATGTTCGGCGCCACCACTTTCGGCGTGACCCCGGACCTGATGTGCATCGCCAAGCAAGTCACCAACGGCGCGATCCCGATGGGCGCAGTGATTGCCAGCTCCGAGATCTACCAGACCTTCATGAACCAGCCGACCCCGGAATACGCCGTGGAATTCCCGCACGGCTACACCTACTCGGCGCACCCGGTGGCTTGTGCCGCTGGCCTGGCAGCACTCGACCTGCTGCAAAAGGAAAACCTGGTACAGAGCGTGGCCGAAGTTGCACCGCATTTCGAAAATGCCCTGCACGGCCTGAAAGGTGCGAAGAACGTGATCGACATTCGTAACTACGGCCTGGCCGGTGCGATCCAGATCGCGGGCCGTGATGGCGACGCCATCGTGCGTCCGTTCGAAGCCGGTATGGCGTTGTGGAAAGCCGGGTTCTACGTGCGCTTCGGCGGCGACACCCTGCAGTTCGGCCCAACCTTCAACAGCAAGCCGCAAGACCTCGATCGTCTGTTCGACGCGGTCGGCGAAGTGCTGAACAAGCTCGACTGATTTTTCCTTCTATATAGCTACGCAAATAGCAGGCGCTCCTTGCGGGCGTCTGCGCACAAGAATTCAGGAGTTTTCGATGAGCGTTATTCCGCATTTGATCAATGGCGAACTGGTGACCGAGAACGGTCGCGCGGTCGATGTGTTCAACCCGTCCACCGGTCAGGCTATCCACAAGCTGCCGCTGGCCAGCCAGGAAACCATCCAGAAAGCCATCGATGCCGCCAAGGCTGCGTTCCCGGCCTGGCGCAATACGCCACCGGCCAAACGCGCCCAGGTCATGTTCCGCTTCAAGCAACTGCTGGAGCAGAACGAAGCGCGCATCTCGCAATTGATCAGCGAAGAGCACGGCAAGACGCTGGAAGACGCTGCCGGTGAACTGAAGCGTGGCATCGAGAACGTCGAGTTCGCCTGCGCAGCGCCGGAAATCCTCAAGGGTGAATACAGCCGCAACGTCGGCCCGAACATCGATGCCTGGTCGGACTTCCAGCCGCTGGGCGTGGTGGCCGGTATCACCCCGTTCAACTTCCCGGCCATGGTGCCGCTGTGGATGTATCCGCTGGCGATCGTCTGCGGTAACTGCTTCATCCTCAAGCCGTCCGAGCGTGATCCGAGCTCGACCCTGCTGATCGCTCAACTGCTGCTGGAAGCCGGCCTGCCGAAAGGCGTGCTGAGCGTGGTGCACGGTGACAAGACTGCAGTGGACGCGCTGATCGAAGCGCCGGAAGTCAAAGCGCTGAGCTTTGTGGGTTCGACGCCGATTGCCGAGTACATCTATGCCGAAGGCACCAAGCGCGGCAAACGCGTTCAGGCACTGGGCGGCGCGAAGAACCACGCGGTGCTGATGCCGGATGCGGATCTGGACAACGCGGTCAGCGCACTGATGGGCGCGGCATATGGTTCCTGCGGCGAGCGCTGCATGGCGATTTCGGTAGCGGTGTGTGTGGGCGACCAGGTAGCCGATGCACTGGTGGCGAAACTGGTTCCACAGATCAAGGCGCTGAAAATCGGTGCCGGCACTTCTTGCGGTCTGGACATGGGGCCGCTGGTTACCGGTCAAGCGCGCGACAAGGTCAGCGGTTATGTCGAAGACGGCGTGGCGGCGGGCGCGACCCTGGTGGTCGATGGTCGTGGTCTGAGCGTTGCCGGTCATGAAGAAGGCTTCTTCCTGGGTGGCTGCCTGTTCGACAACGTCACCCCCGAGATGCGCATCTATAAAGAAGAGATCTTCGGGCCGGTACTGTGCATCGTTCGGGTGAACAGTCTGGAAGTGGCGATGCAACTGATCAACGATCACGAATACGGCAACGGCACCTGCATCTTCACCCGTGACGGTGAAGCCGCACGTCTGTTCTGCGACGAGATTGAAGTCGGCATGGTCGGTGTCAACGTGCCGCTGCCGGTGCCGGTGGCTTACCACAGCTTCGGCGGCTGGAAGCGTTCGCTGTTCGGCGACCTGCATGCCTATGGTCCGGATGGCGTGCGCTTCTACACCCGTCGCAAGGCGATCACCCAGCGCTGGCCACAGCGCGCGAGCCATGAAGCCTCGCAATTCGCATTCCCTAGCTTGTAAGTAGAAGGGCTGTGCACAGAAGGCCGACCTTTTAAGGTCGGCCTTCTTGTTTTCGGGCTTTTTTGACCGATGTGACAGATTTATGAAAATAGGGGTTGACGGCAGATTCTGAATCTCTATAATTCGCCCCACTTCCGGCGCAGTCGAAACG
This genomic window from Pseudomonas kribbensis contains:
- a CDS encoding CoA-acylating methylmalonate-semialdehyde dehydrogenase yields the protein MSVIPHLINGELVTENGRAVDVFNPSTGQAIHKLPLASQETIQKAIDAAKAAFPAWRNTPPAKRAQVMFRFKQLLEQNEARISQLISEEHGKTLEDAAGELKRGIENVEFACAAPEILKGEYSRNVGPNIDAWSDFQPLGVVAGITPFNFPAMVPLWMYPLAIVCGNCFILKPSERDPSSTLLIAQLLLEAGLPKGVLSVVHGDKTAVDALIEAPEVKALSFVGSTPIAEYIYAEGTKRGKRVQALGGAKNHAVLMPDADLDNAVSALMGAAYGSCGERCMAISVAVCVGDQVADALVAKLVPQIKALKIGAGTSCGLDMGPLVTGQARDKVSGYVEDGVAAGATLVVDGRGLSVAGHEEGFFLGGCLFDNVTPEMRIYKEEIFGPVLCIVRVNSLEVAMQLINDHEYGNGTCIFTRDGEAARLFCDEIEVGMVGVNVPLPVPVAYHSFGGWKRSLFGDLHAYGPDGVRFYTRRKAITQRWPQRASHEASQFAFPSL
- a CDS encoding aspartate aminotransferase family protein gives rise to the protein MNMPENAPSPLASQLKLDAHWMPYTANRNFQRDPRLIVGAEGSWLIDDKGRKVYDSLSGLWTCGAGHTRKEIQEAVAKQLGTLDYSPGFQYGHPLSFQLAEKITDLTPGNLNHVFFTDSGSECADTAVKMVRAYWRLKGQSTKTKMIGRARGYHGVNIAGTSLGGVNGNRKLFGQAMMDVDHLPHTLLASNAFSRGMPEQGGIALADELLKLIELHDASNIAAVFVEPLAGSAGVLVPPQGYLKRLREICDQHNILLVFDEVITGFGRTGTMFGATTFGVTPDLMCIAKQVTNGAIPMGAVIASSEIYQTFMNQPTPEYAVEFPHGYTYSAHPVACAAGLAALDLLQKENLVQSVAEVAPHFENALHGLKGAKNVIDIRNYGLAGAIQIAGRDGDAIVRPFEAGMALWKAGFYVRFGGDTLQFGPTFNSKPQDLDRLFDAVGEVLNKLD